The Maribacter aquivivus genome has a segment encoding these proteins:
- the rplK gene encoding 50S ribosomal protein L11, producing the protein MAKEIGKVVKLQVKGGAANPSPPVGPALGAAGVNIMEFCKQFNARTQDKPGKILPVVITVYKDKSFDFVVKTPPAAIQLLEAAKIKKGSGEPNRVKLGSVTWDQIKAIAEDKMVDLNAFTVESAMSMIAGTARSMGMKVAGKKPF; encoded by the coding sequence ATGGCAAAAGAAATAGGTAAAGTAGTTAAACTACAAGTTAAGGGAGGTGCAGCGAATCCATCGCCACCGGTTGGACCTGCCTTAGGAGCTGCTGGTGTTAACATTATGGAATTCTGTAAGCAGTTTAATGCTCGTACACAGGATAAACCAGGTAAAATATTACCAGTTGTTATCACCGTTTACAAGGATAAGTCTTTCGACTTCGTTGTAAAAACTCCACCGGCGGCAATTCAGCTATTGGAAGCGGCTAAGATTAAAAAAGGATCTGGCGAACCTAACAGAGTAAAATTAGGTAGTGTTACCTGGGACCAAATCAAGGCAATTGCCGAAGATAAAATGGTTGACCTTAACGCATTTACAGTAGAATCTGCTATGAGTATGATAGCTGGTACTGCACGTTCTATGGGTATGAAGGTAGCAGGAAAGAAACCTTTTTAA
- the rplA gene encoding 50S ribosomal protein L1, protein MAKLTKKQKEAHSKIEKDKLYSVTEASALIKEITNTKFDASVDLAVRLGVDPRKANQMVRGVVTLPHGTGKDVKVLALVTPDKEAEAQEAGADYVGLDEYLEKIKGGWTDVDVIITMPSVMGKLGPLGRVLGPRGLMPNPKTGTVTMDVAKAVSEVKAGKIDFKVDKTGIVHAAIGKASFSADKIADNANELLDTLNKMKPTASKGVYMKSIFMSSTMSPSLQLDPKSV, encoded by the coding sequence ATGGCAAAGTTAACTAAGAAGCAAAAAGAAGCGCATTCTAAAATAGAGAAAGATAAATTATACTCTGTTACTGAAGCTTCAGCTTTAATTAAAGAGATAACCAATACAAAATTTGACGCATCTGTAGATTTAGCGGTTCGTTTGGGTGTAGATCCAAGAAAAGCTAATCAAATGGTTCGTGGTGTGGTAACATTACCTCATGGAACTGGTAAAGATGTTAAGGTTTTGGCTTTGGTGACACCAGACAAAGAAGCGGAGGCTCAAGAAGCAGGCGCTGATTATGTTGGGTTAGATGAGTATTTGGAGAAAATAAAAGGCGGTTGGACAGATGTTGATGTTATCATCACTATGCCAAGTGTAATGGGTAAATTAGGTCCTTTAGGTCGTGTATTAGGACCAAGAGGTTTAATGCCCAATCCAAAAACAGGAACTGTAACTATGGATGTGGCAAAAGCTGTATCTGAAGTAAAGGCAGGTAAAATAGATTTTAAAGTTGATAAAACTGGTATCGTACACGCTGCGATAGGTAAGGCTTCTTTTTCTGCTGATAAAATAGCGGATAATGCTAATGAGTTGTTAGACACTTTGAATAAGATGAAGCCAACTGCGTCTAAGGGTGTTTACATGAAATCAATTTTCATGTCTAGCACAATGAGTCCTAGTTTGCAATTAGATCCAAAGTCAGTTTAA
- the rplJ gene encoding 50S ribosomal protein L10 encodes MTREEKATVIKDLTTQLADSTTIYVADISGLDAGTTSDLRRACFKANIRLAVVKNTLLAKAMEASEKEFGELPETLKGNTSLMFSDVANAPAKLIKNFRKKSKKPLLKGAFVEEAIYIGDENLDALVSIKSKEEMIGEIIGLLQSPAKNVISGLKSGGGKIAGILKTLSER; translated from the coding sequence ATGACAAGAGAAGAAAAAGCAACGGTTATAAAAGATTTGACTACGCAGTTGGCAGATAGCACCACAATTTATGTGGCTGATATTTCAGGTTTAGATGCAGGTACAACTTCTGATTTAAGAAGAGCTTGTTTCAAGGCTAATATTAGACTAGCTGTAGTTAAGAATACATTGCTTGCAAAAGCAATGGAAGCTTCTGAGAAAGAATTTGGTGAATTACCAGAGACATTAAAAGGGAATACATCTCTTATGTTTTCTGATGTAGCCAATGCCCCTGCAAAATTGATAAAGAATTTTAGAAAAAAATCTAAGAAACCTTTATTGAAGGGAGCTTTTGTTGAAGAGGCAATTTACATAGGTGATGAAAACTTGGATGCTTTAGTTAGCATTAAGTCTAAGGAAGAAATGATTGGCGAAATTATTGGATTGTTACAATCTCCAGCCAAGAATGTTATTTCTGGTCTTAAATCTGGTGGTGGAAAAATCGCTGGTATCCTTAAAACATTATCTGAAAGATAA
- the rplL gene encoding 50S ribosomal protein L7/L12, with protein MADLKDFAEQLVNLTVKEVNELADILKDEYGIEPAAAAVAVAAGGGGEAGEAAEEKTEFDVILKAAGASKLAVVKLVKELTGLGLKDAKDIVDSAPKAVKEAVSKDEAEGIKKSLEEAGAEVELK; from the coding sequence ATGGCAGATTTAAAAGATTTCGCAGAACAATTAGTTAACTTAACAGTTAAAGAAGTAAACGAGTTAGCTGATATATTAAAAGATGAATACGGTATTGAGCCTGCAGCAGCAGCAGTAGCAGTAGCTGCCGGTGGTGGTGGTGAAGCTGGTGAAGCAGCAGAAGAGAAAACTGAATTTGATGTAATTTTGAAAGCAGCAGGTGCTTCTAAATTAGCAGTTGTTAAATTGGTTAAAGAATTAACTGGTTTAGGTTTGAAAGATGCGAAAGATATCGTTGATAGCGCACCAAAAGCTGTTAAAGAAGCTGTTTCTAAAGATGAAGCAGAAGGTATCAAAAAATCATTGGAAGAAGCTGGAGCAGAAGTTGAGCTTAAATAA
- the rpoB gene encoding DNA-directed RNA polymerase subunit beta: protein MFTNNTERISFASARNTPDYPDFLDIQIKSFQDFFQLETKSDERGNEGLYNTFMENFPITDTRNQFVLEFLDYFIDPPRYSIQECIERGLTYSVPLKARLKLYCTDPEHEDFETIVQDVYLGTIPYMTPSGTFVINGAERVVVSQLHRSPGVFFGQSFHANGTKLYSARVIPFKGSWIEFATDINGVMYAYIDRKKKLPVTTLFRAIGFERDKDILEIFDLSEEVKVSNAGLKKVLGRKLAARVLNTWHEDFVDEDTGEVVSIERNEIVLDRDTILEKEHIAEIIDADVKTVLLHKENNAQSDYAIIHNTLQKDPTNSEKEAVEHIYRQLRNAEPPDEETARGIIDKLFFSDQRYNLGEVGRYRMNKKLQLDIGMDKQVLTKIDIITIIKYLIELINSKAEIDDIDHLSNRRVRTVGEQLSSQFGVGLARMARTIRERMNVRDNEVFTPIDLINAKTLSSVINSFFGTNQLSQFMDQTNPLAEITHKRRLSALGPGGLSRERAGFEVRDVHYTHYGRLCPIETPEGPNIGLISSLSVFAKVNPMGFLETPYRKVTDSVVDYKNFTYLSAEEEEGMKIAQANIPMKEDGTIDAEKVIAREEGDFPVVDPSEIQYTDVAPNQIASISASLIPFLEHDDANRALMGSNMMRQAVPLLKPQSPIVGTGLERQVASDSRVLINAEGDGVIEYVDAQKVTIKYDRTDNERLISFEEDSKTYFLVKFRKTNQGTNINLKPIVQKGDRVKKGQVLCEGYATEKGELALGRNLVVAFMPWKGYNFEDAIVISEKVVREDIFTSIHVDEYSLDVRDTKLGAEELTHDIPNVSEEATKDLDENGMIRIGAEVKPGDILIGKITPKGESDPTPEEKLLRAIFGDKAGDVKDASLKASPSLRGVVIDKKLFSRSVKDKRKRSEDKEELSKLELEYEVKFQELKDVLVEKLFTIVNGKTSQGVLNDLGEEVLPKGKKYTMKMLNSVDDFAHLVGGSWTTDNDTNSLVADLLHNYKIKLNDLQGNLRRDKFTISVGDELPAGIMKLAKVYIAKKRKLKVGDKMAGRHGNKGIVSRIVRHEDMPFLEDGTPVDIVLNPLGVPSRMNIGQIYETVLGWAGLKLGRKYATPIFDGATLDQINAYTDEAGIPRFGHTYLYDGGTGQRFDQPATVGVIYMLKLGHMVDDKMHARSIGPYSLITQQPLGGKAQFGGQRFGEMEVWALEAYGASATLREILTVKSDDVIGRAKTYESIVKGETMPEPGLPESFNVLMHELKGLGLDIRLEE, encoded by the coding sequence ATGTTCACAAATAATACTGAAAGAATAAGCTTCGCTTCCGCAAGAAACACACCGGATTACCCGGATTTCTTAGATATTCAGATTAAATCTTTCCAAGACTTTTTTCAACTAGAGACTAAATCAGATGAAAGAGGGAATGAAGGTCTTTATAACACCTTCATGGAAAACTTTCCAATCACTGATACTAGAAATCAGTTTGTATTGGAATTTTTAGATTATTTCATAGATCCACCAAGATATTCTATTCAAGAATGTATCGAACGTGGTCTTACTTACAGCGTTCCTTTAAAAGCACGTTTAAAATTGTATTGTACGGATCCTGAACATGAGGATTTCGAAACAATTGTACAAGATGTGTATTTAGGTACGATTCCTTATATGACACCAAGTGGTACTTTCGTTATCAATGGTGCAGAAAGGGTTGTTGTTTCTCAGTTACACCGTTCTCCTGGGGTATTCTTTGGACAGTCTTTCCATGCAAATGGAACAAAATTATATTCTGCAAGAGTAATACCTTTTAAAGGTTCTTGGATAGAATTTGCTACCGATATTAATGGCGTTATGTATGCTTATATCGATAGAAAGAAAAAATTACCGGTTACTACATTGTTTAGGGCTATTGGCTTTGAGCGTGATAAAGATATATTAGAGATTTTCGACCTATCGGAAGAAGTAAAGGTTTCTAATGCCGGACTTAAAAAAGTACTTGGTCGTAAGTTAGCGGCTAGAGTTTTGAACACTTGGCATGAAGATTTTGTTGATGAGGATACTGGTGAGGTAGTCTCTATTGAACGTAATGAAATTGTTCTAGATCGTGATACTATTCTAGAGAAAGAACATATTGCAGAAATTATTGATGCAGATGTAAAGACTGTTCTTTTGCATAAAGAAAATAATGCGCAATCTGATTACGCAATTATCCATAATACATTACAAAAAGATCCAACGAACTCTGAAAAAGAAGCCGTTGAACACATCTATCGTCAATTACGTAACGCTGAGCCGCCAGATGAGGAAACAGCACGTGGTATTATTGATAAATTATTCTTTTCTGATCAACGTTACAACTTAGGTGAAGTTGGTCGTTATAGAATGAATAAGAAATTACAGTTAGATATTGGAATGGACAAGCAAGTCTTGACTAAAATAGATATCATTACTATAATTAAGTATTTAATTGAGTTAATTAACTCAAAAGCAGAGATTGATGATATTGACCACTTATCTAACCGTCGTGTTAGAACTGTTGGGGAACAATTATCTTCTCAGTTTGGTGTTGGTCTTGCACGTATGGCAAGAACAATTCGTGAGCGTATGAATGTTCGTGATAACGAAGTATTTACACCTATAGATTTGATTAATGCCAAGACATTGTCTTCTGTTATTAATTCTTTCTTTGGTACAAATCAGTTATCTCAGTTTATGGATCAAACTAATCCATTAGCAGAGATTACGCACAAGAGAAGACTATCGGCTTTAGGTCCAGGTGGTTTATCTAGAGAGCGTGCTGGTTTCGAAGTACGTGATGTTCACTATACACACTATGGTCGTTTATGTCCTATTGAAACTCCAGAAGGTCCAAACATTGGTTTGATTTCTTCATTATCTGTGTTTGCGAAAGTAAACCCAATGGGCTTCTTAGAGACACCTTATAGAAAAGTTACTGATTCTGTTGTTGATTATAAGAACTTTACTTATTTAAGTGCAGAGGAAGAAGAAGGAATGAAAATTGCGCAAGCAAACATTCCAATGAAAGAAGATGGTACTATTGATGCTGAAAAGGTTATTGCTAGAGAAGAAGGTGATTTCCCTGTTGTAGATCCATCAGAAATTCAATACACTGATGTTGCTCCTAATCAAATTGCTTCTATTTCTGCATCTTTAATTCCTTTCTTGGAACATGATGATGCGAACAGGGCTTTGATGGGGTCTAACATGATGCGTCAGGCAGTTCCTTTATTGAAACCACAATCACCAATTGTTGGTACAGGTTTGGAACGCCAAGTGGCTTCAGATTCTAGAGTATTGATCAATGCAGAAGGTGATGGGGTTATTGAGTATGTAGATGCTCAAAAAGTCACTATCAAATATGATAGAACTGATAACGAAAGATTAATCAGTTTTGAAGAAGATAGCAAAACATATTTCTTAGTTAAATTTAGAAAAACTAACCAAGGAACGAACATTAACCTAAAACCTATTGTACAAAAAGGGGATAGAGTTAAGAAAGGACAAGTTCTTTGTGAAGGTTATGCAACTGAAAAAGGAGAGTTGGCACTAGGTAGAAACTTAGTTGTAGCTTTTATGCCTTGGAAAGGGTATAACTTTGAGGATGCAATTGTGATTTCTGAAAAAGTTGTTCGTGAAGATATATTTACATCTATTCATGTTGATGAATATTCTTTAGATGTTAGAGATACTAAATTAGGGGCGGAAGAGCTTACACATGATATACCAAACGTTTCTGAAGAGGCTACCAAAGACCTTGATGAAAATGGTATGATTAGAATTGGTGCAGAGGTTAAGCCTGGAGATATTCTAATTGGTAAGATTACTCCTAAAGGTGAATCTGATCCAACTCCTGAAGAAAAATTATTACGTGCTATTTTTGGTGACAAAGCTGGTGATGTAAAAGATGCTTCTTTAAAAGCTTCACCTTCTTTAAGAGGTGTTGTTATTGATAAGAAATTATTTTCTAGATCTGTAAAGGATAAGAGAAAACGTTCAGAGGATAAAGAAGAGCTTTCTAAATTAGAGTTAGAGTACGAAGTAAAATTCCAAGAATTGAAAGATGTTCTTGTTGAGAAATTATTTACCATTGTAAATGGTAAAACTTCTCAAGGTGTTCTTAATGATTTAGGTGAAGAAGTATTACCTAAGGGGAAGAAGTATACAATGAAGATGTTAAATTCTGTTGATGATTTCGCTCACTTAGTTGGTGGAAGCTGGACTACAGATAACGATACAAATTCATTAGTAGCAGATTTACTTCATAATTATAAAATTAAACTTAACGATTTACAAGGTAACTTGAGAAGAGATAAGTTTACAATATCTGTTGGTGATGAATTACCAGCTGGTATTATGAAGTTGGCTAAAGTTTATATTGCTAAGAAGCGTAAGCTGAAAGTTGGTGATAAGATGGCGGGTAGACACGGTAACAAAGGTATTGTGTCTAGAATAGTACGTCATGAAGACATGCCATTCTTAGAAGATGGAACTCCTGTTGATATCGTTCTTAATCCACTGGGTGTACCTTCTCGTATGAACATTGGTCAGATTTATGAAACTGTATTAGGTTGGGCTGGTCTTAAACTTGGTAGAAAGTATGCAACACCAATTTTTGATGGTGCTACTTTAGATCAAATTAATGCTTACACTGATGAAGCAGGTATTCCAAGGTTTGGACATACATACTTATATGATGGTGGAACTGGACAACGTTTTGATCAACCAGCAACAGTTGGTGTAATCTATATGTTGAAACTTGGACACATGGTAGATGATAAGATGCATGCTCGTTCAATAGGACCATACTCTTTAATTACACAACAACCATTGGGTGGTAAAGCTCAGTTTGGTGGTCAGCGTTTTGGAGAGATGGAAGTTTGGGCACTAGAGGCATATGGTGCATCTGCAACTTTACGTGAGATTTTAACGGTTAAATCTGATGATGTTATCGGAAGAGCTAAAACCTATGAATCTATTGTTAAAGGCGAAACAATGCCAGAGCCTGGTTTACCAGAATCTTTCAACGTTTTAATGCACGAACTTAAGGGATTAGGTTTGGATATTAGACTTGAGGAATAG
- the rpoC gene encoding DNA-directed RNA polymerase subunit beta' — protein MARIKDNNPVKRFDKISIGLASPESILAESRGEVLKPETINYRTHKPERDGLFCERIFGPVKDYECACGKYKRIRYRGIVCDRCGVEVTEKKVRRDRVGHINLVVPVAHIWYFRSLPNKIGYLLGLPSKKLDMIIYYERYVVIQPGIAKGPEGEEIQKMDFLTEEEYLNIIDTIPQENQYLEDSDPNKFIAKMGAECLIDLLGRIDLKELSFELRHKANTETSKQRKTEALKRLQVVEALRESQENRENEPEWMIMKVIPVIPPELRPLVPLDGGRFATSDLNDLYRRVIIRNNRLKRLVEIKAPEVILRNEKRMLQEAVDSLFDNTRKASAVKTESNRPLKSLSDSLKGKQGRFRQNLLGKRVDYSARSVIVVGPELNLFECGLPKDMAAELYKPFVIRKLIERGIVKTVKSAKKIIDKKEPVVWDILENVLKGHPVLLNRAPTLHRLGIQAFQPKLIEGKAIRLHPLACTAFNADFDGDQMAVHLPLGPEAILEAQLLMLASQNILNPANGSPITVPSQDMVLGLYYMTKERKSTPEVPVKGEGLTFYSAEEVEIAFNEGMVNLNAGIKVRAKDFNEEGELVNKIIPTTVGRVLFNNHVPEAAGYINQVLNKKALRNIIGDILAVTSVPVTAAFLDKIKTMGYEFAFKGGLSFSLGDIIIPAEKMDMIGEANVQVDGIMANYNMGLITNNERYNQVIDVWTSTNAQLTELAMKRIREDQQGFNSVYMMLDSGARGSKEQIRQLTGMRGLMAKPKKSTAGGGEIIENPILSNFKEGLSILEYFISTHGARKGLADTALKTADAGYLTRRLVDVSQDVIINTEDCETLRGVEVKALKKNEEIVESLGERILGRVSLHDVYNPMTEELILQAGQQIMEVDVKRVEASPVEKIEVRSALTCEAEKGICAKCYGRNLSTNKMVQRGEAVGVVAAQSIGEPGTQLTLRTFHVGGIAGNISEDNKLEVRFSGVAEIEDLRTVTGEGSDGKPAEIVISRTSEIKVVDAKTGITLSTSNIPYGSQLFVENGAKVTKGDVICSWDPYNGVIVSEFPGKIAYENIEQGVTYQVEIDEQTGFQEKVISESRNKKLIPTLLIQDAKGETLRSYNLPVGSHIMVDDGDKIKEGKILVKIPRKSAKAGDITGGLPRVTELFEARNPSNPAVVSEIDGVVSFGKIKRGNREIIIESKLGEVKKYLVKLSNQILVQENDYVRAGMPLSDGSITPEDILAIKGPSAVQQYLVNEVQEVYRLQGVKINDKHFEVVVRQMMRKVRIQDPGDTIFLENQLIHKDDFIMENDEIFGKKVVMEAGDSDNLKPGQIVTPRELRDENSLLRRGDKALVEARDAVSATATPILQGITRASLQTKSFISAASFQETTKVLNEAAVSGKIDTLEGLKENVIVGHKIPAGTGMRDYDSIIVGSKEEYDEIMARKEALRF, from the coding sequence ATGGCTAGAATAAAAGATAATAACCCAGTAAAAAGGTTTGATAAAATTTCAATAGGATTAGCTTCGCCAGAATCTATTTTGGCAGAGTCTAGAGGAGAAGTTTTAAAGCCTGAAACAATTAACTATAGAACTCACAAACCAGAACGCGATGGTTTGTTCTGTGAGCGTATTTTTGGTCCTGTAAAGGATTATGAATGTGCTTGTGGTAAATATAAACGTATACGTTACCGTGGTATCGTATGTGACCGTTGTGGTGTAGAGGTTACTGAGAAGAAAGTACGTAGAGACCGTGTAGGTCATATTAACTTGGTAGTACCAGTTGCTCATATTTGGTATTTCCGTTCTTTACCGAACAAAATAGGATACTTATTAGGTTTGCCATCTAAGAAATTAGATATGATTATTTACTACGAGCGTTATGTAGTAATTCAACCAGGTATAGCTAAAGGTCCTGAAGGTGAGGAGATTCAGAAAATGGATTTCTTGACTGAAGAAGAGTATTTGAATATTATTGATACTATACCACAAGAGAATCAATATTTAGAAGATTCTGACCCCAACAAGTTTATTGCTAAAATGGGAGCAGAGTGTTTAATTGATTTATTAGGTAGAATAGATCTTAAAGAACTTTCTTTCGAGTTAAGACATAAGGCAAATACTGAAACATCTAAGCAACGTAAAACTGAAGCTTTAAAACGTTTACAGGTTGTAGAGGCACTAAGAGAGTCTCAAGAGAATAGAGAAAATGAGCCGGAGTGGATGATTATGAAAGTGATTCCGGTTATACCTCCAGAATTACGTCCATTAGTTCCATTAGATGGTGGTCGTTTTGCGACTTCAGATTTAAATGATCTTTATAGAAGAGTTATTATCCGTAACAACCGTTTAAAAAGGTTGGTAGAGATAAAGGCACCAGAGGTAATTTTACGTAATGAAAAACGTATGCTTCAGGAAGCTGTCGATTCTTTGTTTGATAACACTAGAAAGGCATCTGCAGTAAAAACTGAATCTAATAGACCATTAAAATCACTTTCAGATTCATTGAAAGGTAAACAAGGTCGTTTCCGTCAAAACTTGCTTGGTAAGCGTGTTGATTATTCTGCACGTTCGGTAATTGTTGTTGGACCTGAATTAAACTTGTTCGAATGTGGTCTTCCAAAAGATATGGCAGCTGAATTATACAAACCTTTTGTTATCAGAAAGCTGATAGAAAGAGGTATTGTAAAAACAGTGAAGTCGGCTAAGAAAATTATAGACAAAAAAGAGCCTGTTGTTTGGGATATTTTGGAGAATGTATTAAAAGGTCACCCAGTATTATTAAACAGGGCTCCTACATTACACCGTTTAGGTATTCAAGCATTCCAACCTAAATTAATAGAAGGTAAAGCGATTCGTCTTCACCCATTAGCATGTACTGCATTTAATGCGGATTTTGATGGGGATCAAATGGCGGTTCACTTACCATTAGGACCAGAAGCAATATTAGAAGCGCAATTATTAATGCTTGCTTCTCAGAATATATTAAACCCTGCAAATGGTTCACCTATTACGGTTCCATCACAGGATATGGTCTTGGGTCTGTATTATATGACCAAAGAGCGTAAATCAACACCAGAAGTTCCAGTTAAAGGAGAAGGTTTAACTTTTTATTCAGCAGAAGAGGTTGAGATTGCTTTCAATGAAGGCATGGTAAATCTTAATGCAGGAATAAAAGTTAGGGCAAAAGATTTTAATGAAGAGGGTGAGTTGGTTAACAAAATTATACCTACTACAGTTGGTCGTGTTTTATTTAATAATCACGTACCAGAAGCAGCTGGTTATATTAACCAAGTATTAAACAAGAAAGCTTTAAGAAATATTATTGGAGATATTTTAGCGGTAACAAGTGTACCAGTTACAGCTGCGTTCTTGGATAAGATTAAAACTATGGGTTATGAATTCGCTTTTAAAGGTGGATTGTCCTTTAGTTTAGGGGATATTATTATTCCTGCAGAAAAGATGGATATGATTGGTGAAGCCAATGTTCAAGTTGACGGTATTATGGCCAATTATAACATGGGTCTTATAACGAACAACGAGAGATATAACCAAGTTATTGATGTTTGGACATCTACTAACGCTCAGTTAACAGAGTTGGCTATGAAACGTATCCGTGAGGATCAGCAAGGTTTCAACTCAGTGTATATGATGCTTGATTCTGGTGCAAGGGGTTCTAAGGAGCAAATTCGTCAGTTAACAGGTATGCGTGGTTTGATGGCCAAGCCTAAGAAATCTACTGCCGGTGGTGGTGAAATTATTGAAAACCCAATTCTTTCTAACTTTAAGGAAGGTCTTTCAATTCTTGAATACTTTATTTCTACTCACGGTGCTCGTAAGGGTCTTGCCGATACCGCTTTGAAAACGGCGGATGCTGGTTATTTGACTAGAAGACTAGTTGATGTTTCTCAAGATGTTATTATTAACACTGAAGATTGTGAAACTCTAAGAGGTGTAGAAGTTAAGGCACTTAAGAAGAATGAAGAGATTGTTGAAAGCTTAGGAGAAAGAATTTTAGGTCGTGTTTCATTGCATGATGTGTATAACCCAATGACTGAGGAGTTAATTCTTCAGGCGGGTCAGCAAATTATGGAAGTTGATGTGAAAAGAGTTGAAGCTTCTCCGGTTGAAAAAATCGAAGTTCGTTCGGCACTTACATGTGAAGCTGAAAAAGGAATATGTGCTAAATGCTATGGTAGAAACCTTTCTACTAATAAGATGGTTCAAAGAGGTGAAGCTGTTGGTGTTGTTGCTGCTCAATCAATTGGGGAGCCAGGAACACAACTTACACTTAGAACATTCCACGTAGGTGGTATTGCAGGTAACATTTCTGAAGATAATAAGCTAGAAGTAAGATTCTCTGGTGTTGCTGAGATTGAGGATTTAAGAACAGTAACTGGAGAAGGTTCAGACGGGAAACCTGCTGAAATTGTAATCTCTAGAACTAGTGAAATAAAAGTAGTTGATGCTAAAACAGGTATTACGTTAAGTACAAGTAATATTCCTTACGGTTCTCAATTATTTGTTGAAAACGGAGCTAAGGTTACTAAAGGTGATGTTATTTGTTCATGGGATCCATATAACGGTGTTATTGTTTCAGAGTTCCCAGGTAAGATTGCTTATGAGAATATTGAGCAAGGTGTAACTTATCAAGTTGAAATTGATGAGCAAACCGGTTTCCAGGAGAAAGTAATTTCTGAATCTAGAAACAAGAAGTTGATTCCAACATTATTGATTCAAGATGCTAAAGGTGAAACATTACGTTCGTATAACCTACCTGTAGGTTCTCACATTATGGTTGATGATGGCGATAAGATTAAAGAAGGTAAAATTTTGGTTAAGATTCCACGTAAATCTGCAAAAGCAGGTGATATTACTGGTGGTCTTCCAAGAGTTACTGAATTATTCGAAGCAAGAAATCCATCAAACCCAGCTGTTGTATCTGAAATTGACGGTGTTGTTTCTTTTGGTAAGATTAAGAGAGGTAATAGAGAAATCATCATTGAATCTAAATTAGGTGAGGTGAAGAAATATCTTGTGAAACTTTCTAATCAAATCTTAGTTCAAGAGAACGATTATGTAAGAGCAGGTATGCCATTGTCAGATGGTTCAATTACTCCAGAAGATATTTTAGCAATTAAAGGTCCTTCTGCAGTACAACAGTACTTAGTAAACGAAGTTCAGGAAGTTTATAGACTTCAAGGTGTGAAGATTAATGATAAGCACTTCGAAGTAGTTGTTAGACAAATGATGCGTAAAGTAAGAATTCAAGATCCGGGTGATACTATTTTCTTAGAGAATCAATTGATTCATAAAGATGATTTCATTATGGAGAATGATGAAATCTTTGGTAAGAAAGTAGTAATGGAAGCGGGTGATTCTGATAACCTTAAACCAGGTCAAATTGTAACTCCAAGAGAGTTGAGAGATGAAAATTCTTTATTGAGACGTGGTGATAAGGCGTTGGTAGAAGCAAGAGATGCTGTATCAGCAACAGCTACTCCAATTCTACAAGGTATTACTAGAGCATCGTTACAGACGAAATCATTTATTTCTGCTGCATCGTTCCAAGAAACGACTAAAGTATTAAATGAAGCTGCTGTAAGTGGTAAGATTGATACATTAGAAGGTCTTAAGGAAAATGTAATCGTTGGTCATAAGATTCCGGCTGGTACGGGTATGAGAGACTACGATAGTATTATCGTTGGGTCTAAAGAAGAATATGATGAAATAATGGCCAGAAAAGAGGCATTAAGATTCTAA
- a CDS encoding DUF3467 domain-containing protein — protein sequence MSDNKNPNQKQINIELDEKMAEGIYSNLAIINHSVSEFVVDFISMMPGAPKAKVKSRIILTPQHAKKFLKALNDNVQRFEKANGTIKDYEQPSIPMNFGPTGEA from the coding sequence ATGAGTGACAATAAGAATCCGAATCAAAAACAAATTAATATTGAATTGGATGAGAAGATGGCAGAAGGAATTTATTCCAATCTGGCCATCATTAATCATTCAGTTTCTGAATTTGTAGTTGATTTCATAAGTATGATGCCTGGAGCTCCAAAAGCAAAGGTTAAGAGTAGAATTATACTTACTCCGCAACATGCTAAGAAGTTTTTAAAAGCATTGAATGATAATGTACAACGGTTTGAAAAAGCTAATGGTACTATAAAGGATTATGAACAACCTTCTATACCAATGAATTTTGGTCCTACCGGTGAAGCATAA